CCGCTTGCGGCAAGGTCTTCGACCAGAAAGTGCTCATGCATTACCACGATCTTCTTCCCTGAATAGGAGAATTTATGAGGCTGGGGGTGAATTCGGCCCATCGAACAGGTGTTAAGCAGGACCTTGTCTCCGTCGTTGTTGCCGTAGATACCGATAAATTCCGCTTTCAGATCCTCGAAGGGTATGAGTGAAAAAGGTGAAATGTAATCACCTGCATGAATTACAAGCGAGACACCCTCTTCATTGAAAATGGATATGGCCTGTTTAATCCTGTCGATATTG
This portion of the bacterium BMS3Abin08 genome encodes:
- a CDS encoding hypothetical protein (putative metallophosphoesterase MG207 homolog), translating into MKIGIISDTHDNIDRIKQAISIFNEEGVSLVIHAGDYISPFSLIPFEDLKAEFIGIYGNNDGDKVLLNTCSMGRIHPQPHKFSYSGKKIVVMHEHFLVEDLAASGNFDLIVYGHTHKERVEKKNGALIINPGEAGHWLYGKATIGTVDLVTMEGEIIVLD